Proteins encoded by one window of Cannabis sativa cultivar Pink pepper isolate KNU-18-1 chromosome 4, ASM2916894v1, whole genome shotgun sequence:
- the LOC115713586 gene encoding uncharacterized protein LOC115713586, whose product MSWIIHCVSLDIKNSATFLDIVAVMWAELTNRFSQGKEPRLFELNESRSDLCQGDDSVTTYFTKIRAIWDEINELLPHIPCSCQASVDNLKFQNQEKVLQFLIGLKELYHDVHDQVLILESFPSLSKVFATIIQHERQCKIRTLSKPPRNKQIRPFCAHCEKPENLTEKYYILHRFPLVMVTNGKLILHNVLTGSQPVL is encoded by the coding sequence ATGTCTTGGATCATCCACTGTGTTTCCCTTGACATCAAGAACAGTGCCACGTTTCTCGATATTGTTGCGGTTATGTGGGCTGAGCTCACTAACAGATTCAGCCAAGGCAAAGAACCTCGCCTCTTTGAACTCAATGAATCCCGCAGTGATCTATGCCAAGGAGATGACTCCGTCACGACTTACTTTACCAAAATTCGGGCCATTTGGGATGAGATCAACGAGTTGCTACCTCATATTCCTTGCAGTTGTCAAGCTTCTGTTGACAACCTAAAATTTCAGAATCAAGAGAAGGTCCTTCAATTCTTGATAGGTCTCAAAGAATTATACCATGATGTCCATGATCAAGTACTCATCCTTGAGTCATTTCCTTCTCTTTCGAAGGTCTTTGCCACCATCATTCAACATGAAAGGCAATGCAAGATTCGTACCTTGTCAAAACCTCCCCGAAACAAGCAAATACGCCCATTTTGCGCTCACTGTGAGAAGCCAGAGAACTTGACAGAAAAATACTATATACTCCATAGATTTCCCCTGGTTATGGTGACAAATGGAAAACTAATTCTACACAACGTCCTAACCGGATCGCAGCCAGTCCTCTAA